The region TCCTATGTTACAAACAGTCTACTTAACCATGGTATGTCCTGAGTTTACCATATGTTTCCACTACTGAGCGAGAGAGCTTATACGTATTTGTAAGATAACTTCCCTCGGCCTCCTTTGCGCCGCGATTTCAGCAACTCCCCAATTTCGGCACCCTACGTGGCGGCGCTTTCGGGCGAGGATGTTCATCGCCCTTGGACTGTCGGCACTGTTCCCTGTCGTTCATGGAGTTATGAAGTTTGGCATTAAGCAAATGAACAAGCAGATTGGTCTTTTCTGGGTCATTCTTCAGGGTTCGCTCTATATTGGAGGGGCCTGCATATACGCTGTGAGTCAAAACCATTCCTGTCTTGCGATCCAGTATCTAATGTCCGAGTTCTCAGACCCAAGTACCGGAGCGTATATATCCCGGCGTGTTCGATATCTGGATAAGCTCTCACCAAATTTTTCATTTTATGGTGGTAATGGCTATAATATCTCACCTTCATGGGTTAACCAATGCCTTTAATTACAACCATAGTTTTATGGCCATATGTTGGTGACAAGAGGTACATCCATTAGCTCACTTTAACGTGTGATGTCCATTACCAAAGCGGTATTATTTAGTCAGAGTATAGTATTAACTATAATCAAATATTATCAAAATATTAACAAACTATTAACAAAGCCATGCAACCTACGTGTATATCTATCAGGGGGGTGTTTGAATGGTTGCTGGAAAGTAACGCACTTATAAAAGAACCTGCTCACGCTCACCATTTGAGCGTCAGGCCGCCAGTCCCTGAAACTAGAAACGAAAGATAATCCAGTATTGGTGTCTATATGTTTCCATCCAACAGAGCCTGTCCTCGACAGCTTCCAATACCTGGGAAATTTTGCGAAGTTCGGCAATGAATCAACAAAAACAATTAGTGTAGCATTTCATGTCTATTGGCTGACATGGGTACAGAGGCAGATATCAACACCACACGTCTTCGCCAGAGCCCTGACGCTCCGCAACTTGGACTTTTTGCCGTGTTTATAGCGAAAGATAGATGCTAGTAGTCTTCAGTTTATACCCCCGACTAGGTCTGGCTCGTCCCACTGTCACGAATTAAAGGCGTGCTCTCAGTCGCAGGTGCCGAGTCTCCAACCGCATTGGGCA is a window of Aspergillus puulaauensis MK2 DNA, chromosome 4, nearly complete sequence DNA encoding:
- a CDS encoding hemolysin III family protein (COG:T;~EggNog:ENOG410PM7P;~InterPro:IPR004254;~PFAM:PF03006;~TransMembrane:7 (o46-67i79-98o118-138i145-163o175-196i208-228o248-268i);~go_component: GO:0016021 - integral component of membrane [Evidence IEA]); the protein is MLLYWDQIPPWQRDNQYILSGYRAVSNSFRKSFASLAHVHNESVNIYSHLIPAVLISIFSIPLHTSLMAKHTSVSIADTIVLGCFALGAVMCLAMSAVFHTVQNHSPNIARIANQMDYIGIVFLIVGSFVPSIFYGFYCHPMLQTVYLTMITSLGLLCAAISATPQFRHPTWRRFRARMFIALGLSALFPVVHGVMKFGIKQMNKQIGLFWVILQGSLYIGGACIYATQVPERIYPGVFDIWISSHQIFHFMVVMAIISHLHGLTNAFNYNHSFMAICW